The Candidatus Omnitrophota bacterium genome has a segment encoding these proteins:
- a CDS encoding 1-deoxy-D-xylulose-5-phosphate reductoisomerase gives MKERIAILGSTGSIGTNALEVIKDLKDDLKVSALSADSSVDLLAAQARRFRPGIICVGSAQAAGRIRCMVPSSTKVVYGPRGLTEIVSRSDADRILFAVSGNHCLVPLARAIKHGKKVALANKEALVSGGSILMKLARDHKVEIVPVDSEHSAIFQCLEGKRGSLRKVYMTGSGGPLLNIPGSKFDSLSREFVLKHPKWRMGRKVSVDSATMMNKGLEVIEAHHLFGVPESSIDILIHPEAIVHSMVELVDGTVFAQLGVPDMRIPIQYALTYPSRSGSKAKRLDLLRSGPLTFMKPDTGRFPCLGLAREAARRGGTQPAALSVADEEAVAAYLKCSIEFSGIPCIIEKVMARHKNIKDPTLDDIIEAGEWAREEARRLCYH, from the coding sequence ATGAAAGAGCGGATAGCCATACTCGGATCTACCGGTTCGATAGGCACCAACGCGCTGGAAGTGATAAAGGATCTCAAAGATGACCTTAAGGTGTCGGCGCTCTCCGCGGATTCCAGCGTAGACCTCCTCGCGGCGCAGGCAAGGCGTTTCCGGCCCGGGATCATATGTGTCGGCAGCGCCCAGGCGGCAGGGCGTATAAGGTGCATGGTCCCGTCTTCCACAAAAGTGGTGTACGGCCCCCGCGGCCTTACCGAAATAGTTTCGAGAAGCGATGCAGACAGGATACTCTTTGCCGTAAGCGGTAACCATTGTCTCGTCCCGCTGGCGCGCGCCATAAAGCACGGGAAGAAGGTCGCCCTTGCTAATAAGGAAGCGCTTGTGAGCGGCGGCTCGATACTGATGAAACTTGCCCGTGATCATAAAGTCGAGATCGTGCCTGTCGACAGCGAACACAGCGCCATCTTTCAATGCCTCGAAGGGAAACGCGGGTCCCTGAGGAAGGTCTACATGACCGGCAGCGGAGGGCCTCTTTTGAATATACCAGGGTCAAAGTTCGATTCGCTTTCGCGCGAGTTCGTTCTGAAACATCCGAAATGGCGCATGGGCAGGAAAGTATCCGTAGATTCCGCCACGATGATGAATAAGGGCCTGGAGGTGATAGAGGCCCACCACCTTTTCGGGGTGCCGGAGAGCTCTATAGATATACTGATACACCCGGAGGCGATAGTGCATTCCATGGTCGAGCTGGTAGACGGGACCGTCTTCGCCCAGCTTGGGGTGCCGGATATGCGGATACCGATACAGTACGCGTTGACATACCCTTCGCGTTCCGGGAGTAAGGCAAAACGGCTGGACCTCCTGAGATCAGGTCCGCTCACTTTCATGAAGCCGGACACCGGGAGATTCCCGTGTCTCGGCCTGGCGCGTGAGGCGGCCCGGAGAGGCGGCACGCAACCGGCGGCCTTAAGCGTAGCCGACGAAGAGGCGGTGGCGGCATATCTGAAATGCAGTATAGAATTTTCCGGGATCCCCTGTATAATAGAAAAGGTGATGGCCAGGCATAAAAATATAAAAGACCCCACTCTCGACGATATCATCGAAGCCGGGGAGTGGGCGCGGGAGGAGGCGCGACGACTTTGTTATCATTAA